From the Mesorhizobium koreense genome, the window CCTCAAGAAAAGTCCGCGCGTCACGCGCATGACCGATTATCTCTTCGCCGGTGTCTTCTCGGCTTTCGCGCTGAAAATACTTTCCGCCCACGCCCGGTCGTGAACGCAACGCCGCCATGGCGGCAGACAAAAAGGCCCGGTCATCGGATCGAGTTCATCGGTCTCGGTCCAGATCGGACTGGCACACTCGGCTCGTCGCAGGCAGTCGCGATCGCCATATCGCAGTGACCATGGGAATTCTGGTGCCGACGCAAGTCGGACGATTTTGGACCGCTCCTGTTCAGGCCGCCGCCGCTGAAAGCGAGTTGAAAGCTTGCCGGCGTATCAATGTCTTCACGGCTGCAAGCCGTACGCCGGCGATACCGGCAGGAGGAGATGCGGCGATACTCAGGCACGCCGCCCTAAAGGAGGAAACCAAGTGACCCGTTTCATTTCGAAAAATATTTTGCGCGCAACCACCATTGCGCTCGCCATGGGCGCCGCCATAGGCGCAACAACGGCTTCCGCCGCAGACAAGATCACCATTATCGTCGGCGGCATCGAAAAGCAGATCTACCTGCCGGTCGTCCTCACCCAGCAGCTCGGCTATTTCAAGGACGAGGGGCTGGATGTCGAACTGCTCAACACGCGAGCCGGCGTCGAGGCCGAGAACGAGCTTCTCGCAGGCGCGGTCCAGGGGGTCGTCGGCTTCTACGACCATACGATCGACCTGCAGTCGAAGGGCAAGTACATCGAATCGATCGTTCAGTTCAGCCAGGCTCCGGGCGAGGTCGAACTCGTCTCCTCGAAACATCCGGAGGTCAAGTCGCCGGCCGACTTCAAAGGGAAGACGCTCGGCGTCACCGGGCTCGGCTCCTCGACCGATTTCCTCACCCAGTATCTGGCGGTGCGCGCGAACCTCAAGCCCGGGGACTACTCGCTCCTGCCGGTCGGCGCAGGCAATACCTTCATTGCCGCGATCACCCAAAACCAGATCCAGGCGGGCATGACGACCGAACCGACGATCAGTCGCCTCCTGAAAACCGGCGAGGCCGAGGTTCTCGTCGATATGCGCACGCCCGAAAAGACGACGGCCGCGCTCGGCGGACCTTATCCGGCCGCTTCCTTCTACGTTCAGTCGAACTGGGCGACCAGCCACAAGGAGGAGCTCCAGAAACTCGCTGACGCCATGGTCAAGACGATGCACTACATCGCCACGCATTCGGCCGAGGAGATCGCCGACAAAATGCCGAAGGACTATTACGCCGGCGACAAGGCGCTTTACGTGAAGGGCCTCGCCGGAGGCAAGGCCATGTTCACACCGGACGGCCGCATGCCGGCCAACGGCCCCGAAACGGTGCTGAAGGTGCAGGCCACCTTCAACAAGACCGTAAAGGGCAAGCAGATCGATCTCTCCAAGACCTATACGACCGCGTTCGTGGACGCCGCGAACAAGAAGCTGAGCTCGAACTAAAGAGCTTCCCGGGGAGCCCGGCAACGTCGCCGGGGTCCCCGGAGCATGGATATAGGTGGAGCCCGTTGAATGTGGGCAGGCAAATGGCCTGCGCCCCGGCGGAGGTTATTTCCACGCCAAATCACCGGAGAGAATCATGAACGTACAGACCGTTGCTACACGGAAAGTGACGCCGGATGCTTCGGCCAAGGATGCGGCGATCGCGATCGACGACGTGACCTTGCGCTTCACCACGCCGGATGGCCACATGATGACGGCGCTCCGCGATTTCACCATGACGGTGGCCCGGGGGGAGTTCGCCTGTGTCGTGGGCCCGACGGGATGCGGCAAGTCGACGACGCTTAACCTCGTCACCAGCCTTCTGAAGCCCACCACGGGCACAGTCCGTGTCATGGGTGAGCCCGTCGAGGGTATCAGCCCCGATATCGGCTTCGTTTTCCAGGCGGACGCGCTCTTCCCCTGGCGAAACGTCATCGACAATGTCGCGGTGGGACCGATCTATCGTGGCGTGCCCAGGAGCGAGGCCTATCGGCGAGCGCGCGACTGGATCGCGCGCGTCGGCCTTGCCCGCTTCGAAACGCATTATCCGCACCAGCTTTCGGGCGGCATGAGGAAGCGCGTTGCCCTGGCGCAAACGTTCATAAACCAACCGAAGATCCTCTTGATGGACGAGCCCTTCAGTGCGCTCGACGTGCAGACGCGCGCGCTGATGCAGGACGAATTGCTGAAATTGTGGACGGATCTCAAATCGTCGGTCGTCTTCGTGACGCACGATCTCGAAGAAGCGATCGCGCTTGCCGACAAGGTCTACGTGCTGACCGCCGGCCCGGGAACCGTCAAGAGCGTCTATCAGATCGACCTGCCGCGCCCGCGTGTCATGGCCGATATCCGTTACGATGCCCAGTTCGTCGAAATCGCCCGGATCATCTGGAACGATCTGCGCGAAGAAGTCCAGATCGGCCAGAGCCGCACGCTCGCGTCGGGTCATTGAGGAGGCATCTCATGGCTTTAGTTTCTCCTACCGAAACCGCCGGTTCGGCACGCGACGCGGCGATCGCGTCAGCGGAGCTGAGCGTCAGGGCGCGTGCCCGCCGGCGCTATGCGCTCGTCATCACGCTTCGGCTGGCGCTGCTGATCGTTTTCCTGGGCCTCTGGGAACTGGGCGCCGATAGCGGCGTCATCGATCCCTTCTTCTTCTCCAGTCCTTCCGGGATCGGGAAGCAGATATGGTCCTGGATCACGGAGGGAACGTCGCAGGGTCCGCTCTGGGAGCAGATCTACGTGACGCTGGAAGAGACGTTCATCGGCTTCTTCATCGGTGCCGTCTGCGGTGTGATCGCCGGCATCATTCTCGGCCGTAACCGGCTGCTCGCCGACGTCTTCTCGATCTACATCAAGATCGCCAATTCGGTGCCCCGCGTCGTTCTCGGTTCCGTCTTCATCATCGCGCTCGGCCTCGGCATGGCCTCGAAAGTGGCGCTGGCCTTCGTGATGGTGTTCTTCGTCGTCTTCGCCAATGCCTTCCAGGGCGTACGCGAGGCCGACCGCGCCATGATCGCCAATGCGCAGATCCTCGGCGCTTCGCCCTACCAGATCACGCGCACCGTCATCATCCCCTCGGCGATGAGCTGGATTCTGGCGAGCCTGCATGTCTCCTTCGGCTTCGCTCTAGTCGGCGCCGTCGTCGGCGAGTTCCTCGGCGCCAAGAAGGGCATGGGGCTGCTGATCTCGACGGCGCAGGGCGCCTTCAACGCCAACGGCGTCTTCTCCGCCATGATCATCCTGGCGGTGATGGCGCTGGTCGTCGAGTTCGTGATCACGCAGATCGAAAACCGCCTGGCGAAATGGCGGCCGCCATCCTTCAACGAACAGGGAACCTGATCAGTCTGATCTTTGCCTGTCCTGCGCGAGCGGCAGGTGGACTTCGACCAGCAATCCGCCGGCCACGCTGTCCGAAAGGGCAACGCGGCCGCCGGTGTTTTCGGCCACCTCGCGCACGATCGCCAATCCCAGCCCGCTGCCGTCACCCTGCGTTCCATCGATGCGATAGAAGCGTTCGAACACCTGTTCGCGCTTTTCAGCCGGAATGCCCGGCCCGTCGTCGGAGACCGCCAGCACCGCGGCGTCGCCGACGGCGCGCACTTCCACGGTGACGTTGCCGCCGGCCGGCGTGTAGCGCAGCGCATTATCGACGAGGTTGACGATCATCTCGCGCAGCATCGTTCCGTCGCCGATCACCGGCGCGGCACCGGGAGCCTCCAGCCCGAGGTCGATGCGCCGATCGAGCGCCATCGGCGCGCATTCTTCCAGCACGCGGCGCGCGTCGTCCGCGAGATCGACACGATCGGCGCGCGGCCGCCGGCTGCCCGGTTCGGCTCGCGACAGGGTGAGCAACTGTCCGGCCAGCCTTGCAAGGCGTCCGGCACTCGCCTGCAACGCGATGAGTGCTTCCTCGCGCGCCTGCGTTCCGGTCTCGCGCAGCGCAAACGCGGCTTGTGTCGAAAGCAGCGCCAGCGGCGTGCGCAACTGGTGGGCCGCGTTGGCGATGAAGCGGCGTTGCGCGGCCATTTGCGCCCGCACGCGTTCCATGTAGGCGTTAAGCGCCTCGATCAGCGGCCGAATTTCACTCTGTGCGCCGGCCACCGAGATCGGCTCGAGATCGGCCTTGTCGCGAAACCGCACCGCATTGCGCAGCGCAAGCAGCGGCCGCAGGCCGCGATGAAGGCCGATCAATACGAAAATGGCGGCGAGCGCGACGAGGGCAAATTGCTGGGCGAAAGCCGTTGCCCATAGCCGCCGCACCATCGAGGCATGGCCGGCCAGCGTTACGCCGAGTGTCACCGTAATCGGCGAATCCGCGCCTGCTCCGACAATGGGATGGGTGAGCGACAGCAGCCGCAGCCTCTCATTCCGATAATCGGCCCCGATGCCGGTACGCACGTTCCTTGGCGCCGTCGGCATGTCGGGATATCCCGTCAGCAGCCGTCCTTGCGCCGTCACCACTTGATAGTAGACGCTGTCGTGGTCGCCGGTATCGAACATCTCGATGGCGGCAGGCGGGACAGTGGCGTCCAGCACGCCGTCGATCACCGCCACCTGCTCGGCGATCGCGCGTGCGGAGCCGACCAGCATGCGGTCGGTCACCAGATCGGCCGTGGCCACCGCATTGCTGTGGCTGGTCCAAAGATTGACGGTGGCAAGCCCGGCCATCGGCAATACCACCCACGCCAGTAGCAGCAAGCGAAGGCTTCCGGGTTGCCGCGCCCCGGGCATGCCCGACTTACGCTTCATGGCGCAGAAGGTAGCCGAGCCCGCGCAGCGTGACGATGTTGACCTGCGCGCCCTCCAGCTTCTTGCGCACGCGATGGACATAGATCTCGATCGCACTGGGGTCGGCGTCGGCGTCGAAATCATAGACTGCGGCCGAAAGCGCGGCCTTGCTGATGGTGCGGCCCGCCTTGAGCATGAGCTGTTCCAGCACGGCATGCTCGCGCGGCGTGAGCGCCAGCGGTTCGCCGGCCAGGGTAAACAGCCGCGTATTGGTGTCGAATGCCAGCGTCCCGCAGGTCACCACGGGAGCGGAACGATCGCTCGCGCGACGCAACTGCACGCGAATGCGCGCCTCCAGTTCTTCAATCTGGAAAGGCTTGGCCAGATAGTCGTCGGCGCCTTCGTTCAACCCCCTGACACGACCGTCCAGGCTGGCATTGGCGGTCAGGACGATGATGGGCACGCGATTGCCCGCGGCGCGCAGGTCACGCAGCACCTCCAGCCCGCCCCGTCTCGGCAATGAAAGGTCGAGGATGACAAGCGCATATTCGCCTACCGCCAGCGCATGCTCGGCTTCTTCCCCGTCATGGGCAATGTCCACGGCGTAGTTGGCCTGCCGTAATGTTTTGCCCAGCCAGGCGGCAAGCTCGCGATTGTCCTCCACCAATAGCAGCCGCATGGATCCTTCCTTTGCGACCGGAAAGGCCGGCTGCTTTTCAATGAACGATTTTGCGCCTTTCGCCAAGCTTTTGCCGCTCGGGACCGGCCCCTCCTCTGGTCTGAGGCTGAGATCAGGCCGTCCGGAGCGCCATCGTGTTCGTCGGCCTCGGCCTCGAGACAGCGTCTTTTTCGGATCGATTTCGTGGATTTTAATATACTTCGGCGCACTCTCGCGACCCCGCGATTTCACGCTCCGTGGATTTTCCAAAGTGGTAACCCGCGTGTAACCGCGACCTCTTGAGCCGCTTCCGTGCCCTGCGATTTCAACCGCCCGGAAAACACGAAAGCCGCGGAATTCCGCGGCTTTTCGACGTTGGGAAATCTGGAGCGGGTGAAGCGATTCGAACGCTCGACCCCAACCTTGGCAACTTCCCCGAGCGTCTTCGCCACAATAACCGGTGTTTCTCTAACTTACTGCGATACAACGATGATCCAGGATCGACCTTCGCTTTCCCTCTCTGGAATGGCCGAGATTTTCCCGAAATGTGCTTACACAGTGCTTACACGCGTGCTAGAATCAGCCCGTGTAAGCAATATGTAAGCAGGACAGCGAAATGGGCAAGCTCACAATCAAGGCAGTGGACGCTCTCCGGCCCCCGGCATCGGGACAGGCATTCCTGTGGGACGGCGAATTGAAGGGCTTCGGCGTCCGGGTCACCAAGGCCGGAGCCAAGACCTTCATCCTCCAGTACCGGAACGCATCCGGCAAAAGCCGTCGCATCAATATCGGGCGCCACGGCATCATGACGCTCGAACTCGCGCGCGGCGAAGCCAAGATCAAACTCGGCGCCATCGCGGCCGGGGAGGACCCGGCCGAGATTGACGATGAGGGCGATACCGAGCCCTTGACAGTCGCCGCCCTGTGCGACTGGTATCTCAGCGAAGCGGAGGCGGGCCGCCTCCTTGGCCGGCGCAGACGCCCGATCAAGGCATCCTCGCTGAGGATGGACAAGAGTCGCATCGAGGCCCACATCAAGCCGTTGCTCGGCAGGCGCATCGTCAGCACCCTCAACCTCGGCGACATCGAAGGCGCACAGGCCGATATAGTGGCAGGAAAGACGTCGAAACCACGAACGGGTTCTCGCGGCGGCGTCACCACCGGTGGAGAAGGCGTCGCTAGTCGAACTATGTCGACGCTCCATGCCATCCTCGAGCACGCAGTCCGGCTCGGAAAGATCGAGGGCAATCCAGCCAGAGGCGTTCGCAAGATCGCCAGCACACCGCGCGACCGGCGGCTCAACCGCGCCGAGATCGAATATCTCGGCAGGGCGATGCTTGCGGCCGAGAAGGACGGCGAGCACCCCACCGGCCTTGCCGCCATCCGCTTCCTACTGCTGACCGGCTTCCGCCGCATGGAAGGGCTCGGATTGGAGCGCGCCTGGCTCGACGAGGAAGAGGGTGCGATCCGCTTTCCCGACACCAAGAGCGGCGCACAAATCCGTGTTATCGGCCAGTCTGCGGTCGACTTGCTCCTGGCGCAGCCCAAGACGAAATCTCCCTTTTTCTTTCCTGCGGATTGGGGAGACGGGCACTTCATCGGCCTGGTCCGCGTGTTCGATCGCGTCTGCGCGCGCGTGGGCCTCGAAGACGTGACCCTGCATACGCTTCGGCATACTTTCGCCAGTGTCGCCGCCGATCTCGGCTTCTCGGAATTGACGATCGCCGCACTTCTCGGCCATGCCGCGCGTGGCGTGACGCAGCGCTACATCCACATAGACGAAGCGCTGCAGCTTGCGGCCGACAAGGTGGCGGACGAGATCACTTCCATTCTGGACCAGTCGGGGCGCGGACGGCGGTCCCGTCGCTCGGCTCGTCAGGACGCTACTCATGCCTCCGCCACTTGAAAAGTATAGTTCCAAGGACTATAGAGATGTAAACGGACGCGAGCACCGTTCGGCATGACCGTGTTCGTCACGAAGGAGTTTGCCCGGTTCGCGCGCAGGTCCCCGTCTCTCCGCCGATAGGCTGCTTCAAGCGACGGCGGAGGTGATGGATGGTCGATACGATGCTGATCTCGGCGGAGGTGTGTTCAAGCAGCGAGTCGCACGCGAAGGCGGTGGCAAATCGGGTGGCTTTCGCACGATTGTCGTGTTCAGGATCGGTGACCATGGCTTCTTCGTTCACGGCTTTGCCAAGAGTGACAAGGCGAATGTGTGGGCGAAAGAATTGAAGGCGCTTAAGCAACTAGCTGGTGTGCTACTCGGGTTTTCAGACGAGGAGCTTTGCAGGGCGCAAGGAACTGGTGAACTGGTCGAGGTAGTGACAGATGATGAAGAATAAGAAGGCTGACAGCGGCATCCTTGCCTCCGTTCACAAGACAGCTGCCGGCCTACATAAGGCCGGCTTGGTCGACAAGGCGACGATGCGCGAGTTCGATGCCATATGCCTTACGCCGGTCCAGCCACTCAGTCCGGACGAGATCCGTACGCTGCGCGAGCGCGAGCAGGTCTCGCAGCCCGTTTTCGCGCACTATCTGAATGTACGGAAGGATGCCATTAGCAAATGGGAACGCGGCGAGAAGCGCCCGGACGGCCCCTCACTCAAACTGCTGAATTTGGTCAAGGCCAAGGGCCTTCAATCAATTGCGTGACCGCATCTTCCGTTGCTGGCGGTGAAGGTGGCGTCTGTCCGCCAGTCAACCGCTTGGCTCCGTCATCGAACAGAGTGAGCGCGGCGATCGCGCCTTTGCACAGGAGCCCACCGCGACTTCGCCGGGCTGGCGGACGATCCTGGTCGGCGTCGCGCTTCGTCACCGACACGAAGCTCCCCGCGAGGACCAAAAAACTCGAGGCCGCGATCGTTCTCAACCGTCACGCGCTCGCCGGCTGTCCATTCCTGGAAGCGGACCTCCTCACGGGCATCTTTGAATAGAATGGTTGCCGAAGCGGCACCTGCCCGCAGGATAGCCTTACGTCCCCCGCCCGCTTGACGTCGCCCTCGCGGAACTGCCAGAGGCGAACGAAGAGGGTGCATCCATCGCGAAGCGGGAACGTGCCGCGCGGATTGCGGAAGTAGCTGCCGGCCTCGCCTGGAAGATTCCATCAAGAACGAATATCACCTCGCCACCGCCGTGAGTATTGACGGGGGAAGGCGCTGCCCGGACCGTACCGAACGATGGAGGCTGCCCGTGCGACCTCGATCGGTCACTCCAGCGGCAGCACTTCCGACCGTTTGACTTGGCCAAGGGAGAAGCTGGTCTCGATAGAAGCGACACCGTCGAGACGGGAGAGCTTCTGCTTGAGGAAGTGCTCATAGGCTTCGAGATCACGCGCGACGATACGCATCAGATAGTCGCGCTGACCCGTCATGAGGTAGCAGTCGACGACTTCCGGCCATCGCGCCACAGCCTCGGCGAAGCGGTCGAGATCCTCCTCGCGCTGGCGTTCCAGCTTGATGGAGGCGAAGGCGCTGATCGGCAGGCCAACCTTGGTCTGGTCCACGACGGCCGTGTAGCCCTTGATGATACCGTCGCGCTCCAGATTGCGCGTGCGCCGCGCGCAAGGCGATTGCGACAGGCCAACTCGATCAGCCAAGTCGGCGACCGTCATCTTCCCGTCAATCTGAAGCGCCTGGAGAATCTTCTTGTCGATAGGATCCATGTCAAGACTTGGCTCGTTCTGCATCGGAGCAATAAGATTTTGGCAATTTCAGCCAAATTTTCATGAGAAGCAATCGAACTTTGATCGGTTTCATCTCGGGAAAAATCATAGCCTCGGACGAGCAAGGAGGGTCCGATGGGCAACGACAAGATTCTGGGCGCGCTGGAGAAGAAGGTTCTCTGGCTGGCGACCTGGATGATTCACAACGCCAACCATCTGCGCGACAGCGAGGATGGTCTGAAGGTCGGCGGCCATCAGGCATCGTCGGCATCGCTCGCGACCATTATGACGGCGCTTTATTTCTCCGTTCTGCGACCCGAGGACCGCGTCGCGGTGAAGCCTCACGCCAGCCCGATCTTCCATTCGATCCAGTATCTTCTGGGCAACCAGTCGCTGGAGAAGATGAAGAACTTTCGCGGATACAAAGGCGTCCAGTCCTATCCGTCACGCACCAAGGACATCGACGACGTCGATTTCTCCACTGGCTCAGTGGGCCTGGGCGTAGCTCAGACGCTGTTCTCGTCGCTCGTGCAGGACTACGTCCATGCCAAGGGCTGGGCCGCCGATCTGCCGGAGGGCAAGATGGTGGCACTGATCGGTGACGCAGAAATGGACGAAGGCAACATCTTTGAAGCCTTGATGGAAGGCTGGAAGCATGGTCTGCGCAACACCTGGTGGGTGGTTGACTACAACCGGCAAAGCCTGGA encodes:
- a CDS encoding ABC transporter substrate-binding protein codes for the protein MGAAIGATTASAADKITIIVGGIEKQIYLPVVLTQQLGYFKDEGLDVELLNTRAGVEAENELLAGAVQGVVGFYDHTIDLQSKGKYIESIVQFSQAPGEVELVSSKHPEVKSPADFKGKTLGVTGLGSSTDFLTQYLAVRANLKPGDYSLLPVGAGNTFIAAITQNQIQAGMTTEPTISRLLKTGEAEVLVDMRTPEKTTAALGGPYPAASFYVQSNWATSHKEELQKLADAMVKTMHYIATHSAEEIADKMPKDYYAGDKALYVKGLAGGKAMFTPDGRMPANGPETVLKVQATFNKTVKGKQIDLSKTYTTAFVDAANKKLSSN
- a CDS encoding ABC transporter ATP-binding protein; protein product: MNVQTVATRKVTPDASAKDAAIAIDDVTLRFTTPDGHMMTALRDFTMTVARGEFACVVGPTGCGKSTTLNLVTSLLKPTTGTVRVMGEPVEGISPDIGFVFQADALFPWRNVIDNVAVGPIYRGVPRSEAYRRARDWIARVGLARFETHYPHQLSGGMRKRVALAQTFINQPKILLMDEPFSALDVQTRALMQDELLKLWTDLKSSVVFVTHDLEEAIALADKVYVLTAGPGTVKSVYQIDLPRPRVMADIRYDAQFVEIARIIWNDLREEVQIGQSRTLASGH
- a CDS encoding ABC transporter permease, yielding MALVSPTETAGSARDAAIASAELSVRARARRRYALVITLRLALLIVFLGLWELGADSGVIDPFFFSSPSGIGKQIWSWITEGTSQGPLWEQIYVTLEETFIGFFIGAVCGVIAGIILGRNRLLADVFSIYIKIANSVPRVVLGSVFIIALGLGMASKVALAFVMVFFVVFANAFQGVREADRAMIANAQILGASPYQITRTVIIPSAMSWILASLHVSFGFALVGAVVGEFLGAKKGMGLLISTAQGAFNANGVFSAMIILAVMALVVEFVITQIENRLAKWRPPSFNEQGT
- a CDS encoding sensor histidine kinase, translating into MPGARQPGSLRLLLLAWVVLPMAGLATVNLWTSHSNAVATADLVTDRMLVGSARAIAEQVAVIDGVLDATVPPAAIEMFDTGDHDSVYYQVVTAQGRLLTGYPDMPTAPRNVRTGIGADYRNERLRLLSLTHPIVGAGADSPITVTLGVTLAGHASMVRRLWATAFAQQFALVALAAIFVLIGLHRGLRPLLALRNAVRFRDKADLEPISVAGAQSEIRPLIEALNAYMERVRAQMAAQRRFIANAAHQLRTPLALLSTQAAFALRETGTQAREEALIALQASAGRLARLAGQLLTLSRAEPGSRRPRADRVDLADDARRVLEECAPMALDRRIDLGLEAPGAAPVIGDGTMLREMIVNLVDNALRYTPAGGNVTVEVRAVGDAAVLAVSDDGPGIPAEKREQVFERFYRIDGTQGDGSGLGLAIVREVAENTGGRVALSDSVAGGLLVEVHLPLAQDRQRSD
- a CDS encoding response regulator, whose amino-acid sequence is MRLLLVEDNRELAAWLGKTLRQANYAVDIAHDGEEAEHALAVGEYALVILDLSLPRRGGLEVLRDLRAAGNRVPIIVLTANASLDGRVRGLNEGADDYLAKPFQIEELEARIRVQLRRASDRSAPVVTCGTLAFDTNTRLFTLAGEPLALTPREHAVLEQLMLKAGRTISKAALSAAVYDFDADADPSAIEIYVHRVRKKLEGAQVNIVTLRGLGYLLRHEA
- a CDS encoding tyrosine-type recombinase/integrase, with the protein product MGKLTIKAVDALRPPASGQAFLWDGELKGFGVRVTKAGAKTFILQYRNASGKSRRINIGRHGIMTLELARGEAKIKLGAIAAGEDPAEIDDEGDTEPLTVAALCDWYLSEAEAGRLLGRRRRPIKASSLRMDKSRIEAHIKPLLGRRIVSTLNLGDIEGAQADIVAGKTSKPRTGSRGGVTTGGEGVASRTMSTLHAILEHAVRLGKIEGNPARGVRKIASTPRDRRLNRAEIEYLGRAMLAAEKDGEHPTGLAAIRFLLLTGFRRMEGLGLERAWLDEEEGAIRFPDTKSGAQIRVIGQSAVDLLLAQPKTKSPFFFPADWGDGHFIGLVRVFDRVCARVGLEDVTLHTLRHTFASVAADLGFSELTIAALLGHAARGVTQRYIHIDEALQLAADKVADEITSILDQSGRGRRSRRSARQDATHASAT
- a CDS encoding type II toxin-antitoxin system RelE/ParE family toxin, which produces MDGRYDADLGGGVFKQRVAREGGGKSGGFRTIVVFRIGDHGFFVHGFAKSDKANVWAKELKALKQLAGVLLGFSDEELCRAQGTGELVEVVTDDEE
- a CDS encoding helix-turn-helix domain-containing protein; amino-acid sequence: MKNKKADSGILASVHKTAAGLHKAGLVDKATMREFDAICLTPVQPLSPDEIRTLREREQVSQPVFAHYLNVRKDAISKWERGEKRPDGPSLKLLNLVKAKGLQSIA
- a CDS encoding Lrp/AsnC family transcriptional regulator, whose translation is MDPIDKKILQALQIDGKMTVADLADRVGLSQSPCARRTRNLERDGIIKGYTAVVDQTKVGLPISAFASIKLERQREEDLDRFAEAVARWPEVVDCYLMTGQRDYLMRIVARDLEAYEHFLKQKLSRLDGVASIETSFSLGQVKRSEVLPLE